In Bacillus rossius redtenbacheri isolate Brsri chromosome 9 unlocalized genomic scaffold, Brsri_v3 Brsri_v3_scf9_2, whole genome shotgun sequence, one DNA window encodes the following:
- the LOC134542901 gene encoding fibroin heavy chain-like produces the protein MELGHGAGTWGRGMGPGYGAGAGSRGMGPGHGAGAWGRGMGPGHGAGTWGRGMGPGHGAGAWGRGMGPGHGAGAWGRGMGPGHGAGAWGRDMGPGHGAGAWGRGMGPGHGAGAWGRDMGPGHGAGAWGRDMGPGHGAGTWGRGMGPGHGAGAWGRGMGPGHGAGAWGRGWGRGMGPGHGAGVGAGAWGRDMGPGHGAGAWGRGMGPGHGAGAWGRDMGPGHGAGAWGRGMGPGHGAGVGAGAWGRGMGPGHGAGAWGRGMGPGHGAGAWGRDMGPGHGAGAWGRGMGPGHGAGAWGRGMGPGHGAGAWGRGREPGPWRSDDADGEQEQFLIASAGAGDGR, from the coding sequence ATGGAGCTGGGGCATGGAGCCGGGACATGGGGCCGGGGCATGGGGCCGGGGTATGGGGCCGGGGCAGGGAGCCGGGGCATGGGGCCGGGGCATGGGGCCGGGGCATGGGGCCGGGGCATGGGGCCGGGGCATGGGGCCGGGACATGGGGCCGGGGCATGGGGCCGGGGCATGGGGCCGGGGCATGGGGCCGGGGCATGGGGCCGGGGCATGGGGCCGGGGCATGGGGCCGGGGCATGGGGCCGGGACATGGGGCCGGGGCATGGGGCCGGGACATGGGGCCGGGGCATGGGGCCGGGGCATGGGGCCGGGGCATGGGGCCGGGACATGGGGCCGGGGCATGGGGCCGGGACATGGGGCCGGGGCATGGGGCCGGGGCATGGGGCCGGGACATGGGGCCGGGGCATGGGGCCGGGACATGGGGCCGGGGCATGGGGCCGGGGCATGGGGCCGGGGCATGGGGCCGGGGCATGGGGCCGGGGCATGGGGCCGGGGCATGGGGCCGGGGTTGGGGCCGGGGCATGGGGCCGGGACATGGGGCCGGGGTTGGGGCCGGGGCATGGGGCCGGGACATGGGGCCGGGGCATGGGGCCGGGGCATGGGGCCGGGGCATGGGGCCGGGACATGGGGCCGGGGCATGGGGCCGGGACATGGGGCCGGGGCATGGGGCCGGGGCATGGGGCCGGGGCATGGGGCCGGGGCATGGGGCCGGGGTTGGGGCCGGGGCATGGGGCCGGGGCATGGGGCCGGGGCATGGGGCCGGGGCATGGGGCCGGGGCATGGGGCCGGGACATGGGGCCGGGGCATGGGGCCGGGACATGGGGCCGGGGCATGGGGCCGGGGCATGGGGCCGGGGCATGGGGCCGGGACATGGGGCCGGGGCATGGGGCCGGGGCATGGGGCCGGGGCATGGGGCCGGGGCATGGGGCCGGGGCAGGGAGCCAGGTCCATGGAGGAGCGACGACGCCGACGGCGAGCAGGAGCAGTTTTTAATTGCCTCGGCCGGGGCCGGCGACGGCCGGTGA